The DNA window ATCTGATTGTGTGCCGTTCCAAACGCCACAGTCTGGTCGCCGAACTGGCCGAGCATAGCACCTGTCCGGTGATCAATGGTCTGACCGATCTGGCCCACCCGTGTCAGGCGATAACCGATCTGTTCACCATCCAGGAGCATTTTGGCGACCTGAAAAACCGGAAACTGACCTATGTCGGCGACGCCAATAATGTCGCCCGCAGCCTGGCGCTGTGCTGCGCACAGCTGGGCGTTCCGTTTGCCATTGCTTCGCCGACGGGTTACCAGTTTGATCCCGCATTTCTGGAGAAACTGGCGGAGCGTTTTCCAGCGTTCCAGGTGGAGGCCACCACCGATCCGGCCGCAGCGGTCGACGGCGCTTCGGCCGTTTACACTGATGTGTGGGCGAGCATGGGACAGGAAGACGAGCGCGAAGCCCGTTGCAAGGCGTTTGCCGACTACCAGGTCGACGGCAAGCTGATGAAGCATGCCAAACGCGACGCCATCTTCCTGCACTGCCTGCCAGCCCGTCGGGGAGAGGAAGTGTCGGCCGAAGTCATCGATGGTCCGCAGAGCGTGATCGTGCAGCAGGCCGGCAATCGGCTGCATGCCCAGAAAGGGCTCATGGCCTGGCTGCTCAGCGAAGGCGCCTGAGCCGGCTCTTCTGCAGCCGCCCTATAGTTTCCCAAAAGACGAGCCGCCTGGATCGTCTTTTGTGCATCACCGGGCGACCTGCTCCCGAACAACGAGACGGCGCGGCGGGCAAGCCGAGGGGGAACTGCGCGAGCATCGCCTTGTCGCAGCGAAGCGAATGCCCGACAATAGACTGGCTCCCTGGATGCGGCCTGTTTCTCCTTTCTGGTTCTGTCATGACTCACTCACGCAACCTGCTGCTGTTAATTCTGGGACTTTGCCTGGGTTGCTCAGGCCCCGCGGCCGCGCCGCCGACAGCGGAAGAACCGGCTACGGAAACCTCCCCCTCCCGTTCCACCCCCGCCAAGGGAACGCTGACGGATGCTATTGGTTCGACC is part of the Lignipirellula cremea genome and encodes:
- the argF gene encoding ornithine carbamoyltransferase; the encoded protein is MRHVLTLFDLSPDEIRQIFTLAAELKAKLVQGIREPIYPGRVLAMLFQKQSLRTRVSFECAMAHLGGNSLFLGEDVGWGSRESVADFSRVLSEYVDLIVCRSKRHSLVAELAEHSTCPVINGLTDLAHPCQAITDLFTIQEHFGDLKNRKLTYVGDANNVARSLALCCAQLGVPFAIASPTGYQFDPAFLEKLAERFPAFQVEATTDPAAAVDGASAVYTDVWASMGQEDEREARCKAFADYQVDGKLMKHAKRDAIFLHCLPARRGEEVSAEVIDGPQSVIVQQAGNRLHAQKGLMAWLLSEGA